Proteins co-encoded in one Microbacterium hydrocarbonoxydans genomic window:
- a CDS encoding GlsB/YeaQ/YmgE family stress response membrane protein — protein MSFLGFLLLGLIAGAIAKLILPGKQGGGWFITLLLGVVGALLGGWLGSLILNRPLTEFWDLGTWLLAIGGSIIVLLIYGLVVSRGSKARS, from the coding sequence ATGAGCTTTCTCGGATTCCTTCTTCTCGGCCTGATCGCAGGTGCGATCGCGAAGCTGATCCTTCCTGGCAAGCAGGGCGGCGGATGGTTCATCACCCTTCTGCTCGGCGTCGTGGGCGCACTGCTCGGAGGTTGGCTCGGAAGCCTGATCCTGAACCGTCCCCTCACGGAGTTCTGGGACCTGGGCACGTGGCTCCTCGCCATCGGCGGCTCGATCATCGTGCTGCTGATCTACGGTCTGGTCGTCAGCCGCGGCAGTAAGGCGCGCAGCTGA
- a CDS encoding Bax inhibitor-1/YccA family protein gives MSNFAFNNPAFQQQDPRNVATYPGAPQGAQGAQTASFQHGTMDAAANAQLEGMYAAPPAGAIETDRMSVEDTVWKTAGLFAILLVTAAVGWFMTLGGIVAPEQNPYDRFQPNMLPWIVGALGGFVLAMVISFTSRKKVRPALIFAYAAFEGLFIGGISAFFEVLYPGIVFQATLATVSVVGVTLALFASGKIRASKKATKIFMIAMIGYLVFSLLNVVLTWTGVLGEGAAFGLLSKVEILGIPLGLIIGVLVVIMAAYSLVLDFDQIQQGVRNGAPRKYGWLGAFGIMVTVVWLYVEILRIIAIARGNN, from the coding sequence ATGAGCAACTTCGCCTTCAACAATCCGGCGTTCCAGCAGCAGGACCCGCGCAACGTCGCGACCTACCCGGGGGCGCCGCAGGGTGCTCAGGGTGCACAGACCGCATCTTTCCAGCACGGCACGATGGACGCCGCTGCGAACGCGCAGCTCGAGGGGATGTACGCGGCTCCCCCGGCCGGCGCGATCGAGACCGACCGCATGTCGGTCGAAGACACCGTCTGGAAGACGGCCGGACTCTTCGCCATCCTGCTCGTCACCGCGGCCGTCGGCTGGTTCATGACCCTGGGCGGCATCGTCGCCCCCGAGCAGAACCCCTACGACCGGTTCCAGCCGAACATGCTTCCCTGGATCGTCGGCGCACTCGGCGGCTTCGTGCTCGCCATGGTCATCTCGTTCACGTCGCGCAAGAAGGTGCGTCCCGCGCTGATATTCGCGTATGCGGCCTTCGAGGGTCTGTTCATCGGTGGCATCTCGGCGTTCTTCGAGGTCCTCTACCCGGGAATCGTCTTCCAGGCCACCCTCGCGACCGTCTCGGTCGTCGGTGTGACGCTGGCACTCTTCGCGAGCGGCAAGATCCGTGCGTCGAAGAAGGCCACCAAGATCTTCATGATCGCCATGATCGGGTACCTCGTCTTCTCGCTGCTCAACGTCGTCCTGACCTGGACCGGCGTCCTGGGCGAAGGTGCCGCCTTCGGTCTCCTGAGCAAGGTCGAGATCCTCGGCATCCCGCTCGGCCTGATCATCGGTGTTCTCGTGGTGATCATGGCCGCGTACTCGCTGGTGCTCGACTTCGACCAGATCCAGCAGGGCGTGCGCAACGGCGCTCCCCGCAAGTACGGCTGGCTCGGTGCCTTCGGCATCATGGTCACGGTCGTCTGGCTCTACGTCGAGATCCTTCGCATCATCGCGATCGCTCGCGGCAACAACTGA